A single window of Leptolyngbya ohadii IS1 DNA harbors:
- a CDS encoding type II toxin-antitoxin system VapC family toxin — MYVLDTNTLIYYFRGQGRVAQTRASISSQDIVIPTIVLYELQVSILKSTSPAKRIQQLQQLLSRVNLGLFDRDAASAAATIRTQLEQQGTPIGAIDVLIAGVAVSLQATFVTHNTAEFSRVSGLTIVDWY; from the coding sequence GTGTACGTTTTGGATACGAATACGCTGATTTATTACTTCAGAGGTCAAGGGCGGGTCGCTCAAACTCGTGCAAGCATTTCTTCTCAAGACATCGTGATTCCTACGATCGTCCTCTATGAATTGCAGGTTAGCATCTTGAAATCAACATCGCCTGCAAAGCGAATTCAACAACTTCAGCAACTTTTGAGCCGAGTGAATTTAGGTTTGTTCGATCGAGATGCTGCTTCGGCTGCGGCGACGATTCGCACTCAATTAGAGCAACAAGGTACGCCAATTGGCGCGATCGACGTTCTGATCGCGGGAGTAGCTGTCTCACTTCAGGCGACGTTTGTTACTCACAATACGGCTGAATTTTCTAGGGTTTCGGGGCTTACAATCGTGGACTGGTATTAG
- a CDS encoding DUF262 domain-containing protein, giving the protein MSNQIKPSVTNPTIADIYQYIESGRLVLKPDFQRRFVWTHDHQEDFIDTILKGYPFPEIYVCQGDIDTKKLRTTQFVIDGQQRLTTIKKYIDGEHDDKPLSKVLKFEDLTEDQRRDFLSYQIVVRDIGKVEDETIREIFRRINLTKFQLDDIEVHNAVYNGYFIKTAKEILEDISLRDYGVFYDSEFTRMADLHFILLVMSTLENKGYFPRDNDIETYIAANNDFYPNRDHMKAQLVKTFAVIKDLNLPLDSIWFRKSNFFTLVVELSNNINKIPKDIVSRLMELEARILENKNNAKTEFGVYYSYMYQATNNRKARVVRGETFNKYIFSGVSTQANDSSSADI; this is encoded by the coding sequence ATGTCTAATCAGATTAAACCCTCAGTCACTAATCCTACCATTGCTGATATTTATCAATATATTGAATCAGGAAGGCTTGTTCTAAAGCCTGATTTCCAAAGAAGATTTGTATGGACTCATGATCATCAAGAAGATTTCATAGATACTATTCTAAAGGGATATCCGTTTCCTGAAATATACGTTTGCCAGGGTGATATTGATACTAAAAAGCTACGAACAACCCAGTTTGTGATTGATGGACAACAACGTCTAACAACTATCAAGAAATATATTGATGGAGAACATGATGATAAACCTTTAAGCAAGGTCTTGAAGTTTGAAGACTTGACCGAGGATCAAAGACGCGACTTTCTGTCATATCAAATAGTAGTACGTGACATTGGCAAAGTAGAAGATGAGACAATTAGAGAAATTTTCAGGAGAATTAATCTAACTAAATTTCAGTTGGATGACATTGAAGTTCACAATGCTGTTTATAACGGGTACTTCATTAAAACAGCGAAAGAGATCCTTGAAGATATTTCTCTTCGAGATTATGGAGTTTTTTATGATTCAGAATTTACAAGAATGGCTGATTTACATTTCATCTTATTAGTAATGTCAACGCTTGAAAACAAGGGTTATTTTCCCAGAGATAATGATATCGAAACATATATTGCAGCAAATAATGATTTCTACCCTAATAGAGATCATATGAAAGCCCAACTTGTTAAGACATTTGCTGTTATCAAAGATTTAAATTTGCCTCTTGACTCAATTTGGTTTAGGAAATCTAATTTCTTCACACTTGTAGTAGAACTGTCGAATAATATCAACAAGATCCCGAAGGATATAGTTTCTCGTTTGATGGAATTAGAAGCTAGGATTTTAGAGAACAAAAACAATGCAAAGACTGAATTCGGGGTCTACTATTCCTATATGTACCAAGCAACTAACAATCGAAAGGCGAGAGTTGTTCGAGGTGAAACATTTAATAAATACATATTCTCTGGGGTTAGTACGCAAGCTAACGATTCAAGTTCAGCAGACATTTGA